From the genome of Cellvibrio japonicus Ueda107, one region includes:
- a CDS encoding RNA polymerase sigma factor FliA — protein MYDKKQFLDNPINVEDYAPLVKRIAYHMMLRMPASVQVEDLIQAGMIGLIEASQKYDASRGASFETYAGIRIRGAIVDEMRRGDWAPRSVHRNGRRISQAMAAVEARTGRDASDTEIAAELDVGLDEYYQMLQDSSGSRLFSYEETFGEEDSNIDGSDHSSVFASPLESIQRDGLKRALADAIALLPERERLVLALYYDEELNLKEIGLVLGVSESRISQIHSQAAARLRQKMTAWHNP, from the coding sequence ATGTACGATAAGAAGCAGTTTCTCGATAATCCCATCAATGTCGAAGACTATGCGCCTTTGGTAAAGCGCATTGCTTACCACATGATGCTGCGTATGCCTGCCTCGGTGCAGGTGGAAGACCTTATCCAGGCCGGCATGATCGGCCTGATCGAAGCCTCACAAAAATATGATGCCTCGCGCGGGGCCAGTTTTGAAACCTATGCGGGTATTCGTATTCGCGGGGCTATTGTCGATGAAATGCGCCGTGGTGACTGGGCTCCTCGCTCCGTACATCGCAATGGTCGGCGTATTTCACAGGCCATGGCCGCCGTCGAGGCGCGCACGGGGCGCGATGCCAGTGACACAGAAATTGCGGCTGAACTGGATGTCGGCCTTGATGAGTATTATCAAATGCTGCAGGACTCCTCCGGCAGTCGCCTGTTTAGCTACGAAGAAACCTTCGGGGAAGAGGACAGCAATATTGATGGCTCTGATCACAGCAGTGTCTTTGCCAGTCCATTAGAGAGTATCCAGCGGGATGGCCTGAAACGTGCGCTGGCGGATGCTATCGCCTTGTTGCCCGAACGTGAGCGCCTGGTGCTGGCGCTTTACTACGATGAAGAGCTAAACCTGAAGGAAATCGGTTTGGTATTAGGTGTGAGTGAGTCCCGCATCAGCCAGATTCACAGCCAGGCAGCGGCGCGTTTGCGGCAAAAAATGACGGCTTGGCACAATCCCTGA
- a CDS encoding MinD/ParA family protein encodes MSQMRPVQVIAVSGGKGGVGKSNISVNLSIALAEMRRRVVLLDADLGLANVDVLLGIKATHTLADVLAGTHSLSEVLVTGPGGVKIVPASSGVQRMAELSAAEHAGLINAFNELSDQVDVLVIDTAAGISDTVISFVRAANEVVIVVCDEPSSITDAYALIKLLNKEYGMMRFRVVANMTRTAAEGQNMFNKLNSVCERFLDVTLQFVGQVPFDENVRKAVQKQKALLEFAPASKAAVAIRNLAQVVDRWPLPSSPTGRLEFFVERLLLAANAR; translated from the coding sequence ATGAGTCAAATGCGGCCAGTACAAGTGATCGCGGTCTCCGGCGGAAAAGGCGGGGTAGGCAAGAGTAATATCTCTGTCAATCTGAGTATTGCCCTGGCAGAGATGCGCCGCCGCGTAGTGTTGCTGGATGCTGATCTGGGGCTGGCCAATGTCGATGTGCTCCTGGGCATCAAGGCCACTCATACCCTGGCTGATGTACTGGCAGGCACCCATAGCCTGAGCGAAGTCCTGGTAACCGGGCCTGGCGGTGTCAAAATTGTACCCGCGTCTTCTGGTGTCCAGCGTATGGCGGAGCTCAGCGCTGCCGAGCATGCTGGATTAATTAATGCTTTCAATGAGTTATCTGATCAAGTTGATGTATTGGTGATAGATACGGCAGCGGGTATTTCCGATACCGTCATCAGTTTTGTACGCGCCGCCAATGAAGTCGTTATTGTGGTTTGTGATGAGCCATCTTCTATTACCGATGCCTATGCCCTGATCAAGTTGCTCAATAAAGAATACGGCATGATGCGTTTTCGCGTGGTCGCTAACATGACTCGCACTGCGGCAGAAGGCCAGAATATGTTCAATAAGCTCAATAGTGTCTGTGAGCGTTTTCTGGATGTAACCTTGCAATTCGTTGGGCAGGTTCCCTTTGATGAAAACGTACGTAAAGCCGTGCAAAAACAAAAAGCGTTGCTGGAATTTGCCCCTGCCTCGAAGGCTGCGGTAGCGATTCGCAACCTTGCCCAGGTGGTGGATCGCTGGCCATTGCCAAGCTCTCCTACCGGTCGCCTGGAGTTTTTCGTCGAGCGCTTGCTGCTCGCTGCCAATGCGCGCTAG
- the flhF gene encoding flagellar biosynthesis protein FlhF, which produces MQVKRFVAADMRRALELVRQELGPEAIILSSNRIPEGVELLTTLGSDSELAQLQRQTSGRAALVHSQPLLSDAAVGQSLVAERTAVPPKGAVLMPAQDHPNAGKTGSQLVEEIERAHQRMLAARKAEESAKEFLLSKQAEARQKQVEPAAITRVNAAIPRHESSERRRTRVESDLAAAANLSRTRSAEKKVLTAAEKYPLVDEESPLVIAPAASSMQPAAVEPVAKANPDANTQLAELQAEIADMRFLLEQQLDRLTGETAQAADSPVLASISRRLERMGLAKDAITQVIARCNKHKSLAEAWPDALANLAHQLPIHGRDIVDQGGIFAFVGPTGVGKTTTIGKLAARYVLQHGADKVALITTDTYRIAAHDQLRSLARILRVPVKVVDEANSLDMVLRSLRHCSLVLIDTAGFRHGDPHLKAQLHALAELKQVNTYLVMSCNSQAQMLKASIHAYGAARLQGCILTKLDETASMGEALGVVMQSRLPVAYTTDGQDIPKNIEVARAHQLVSRAAALLKANPASAVL; this is translated from the coding sequence ATGCAAGTCAAACGTTTCGTAGCTGCTGATATGCGTCGTGCGTTGGAACTGGTTCGCCAGGAGCTGGGACCAGAGGCGATTATTCTGTCCAGCAACCGTATCCCTGAAGGCGTAGAGCTGTTGACCACCCTGGGATCAGACAGTGAGCTGGCCCAGCTACAACGCCAAACATCCGGTCGTGCCGCCCTGGTTCATTCCCAGCCCCTGTTAAGTGATGCCGCCGTGGGACAAAGCCTGGTGGCCGAGCGCACGGCTGTTCCTCCCAAGGGGGCCGTATTAATGCCGGCACAGGATCATCCCAATGCGGGGAAAACCGGTAGCCAGCTGGTCGAGGAAATCGAGCGGGCCCACCAGCGCATGCTGGCCGCGCGCAAAGCGGAAGAATCTGCAAAAGAGTTCCTGCTCAGTAAACAGGCGGAAGCCCGCCAGAAGCAGGTAGAGCCGGCAGCCATTACCCGTGTCAATGCGGCCATTCCCCGTCATGAATCCAGCGAGCGCCGCCGCACACGTGTTGAGTCAGACCTGGCAGCCGCTGCCAATCTTTCCCGCACCAGAAGTGCGGAGAAAAAAGTCCTTACCGCTGCTGAAAAATATCCCTTGGTTGATGAAGAATCACCACTGGTTATTGCCCCGGCAGCCAGTTCAATGCAGCCTGCAGCAGTTGAACCCGTGGCGAAAGCCAACCCGGATGCCAATACACAATTGGCAGAGCTCCAGGCGGAAATTGCCGATATGCGTTTTTTGCTGGAACAGCAACTGGATCGCCTGACCGGCGAAACTGCCCAGGCAGCTGATTCCCCTGTATTGGCCAGTATTAGCCGACGCCTGGAGCGTATGGGCTTGGCCAAAGATGCTATTACCCAAGTGATCGCCCGTTGCAACAAGCATAAAAGTCTTGCCGAAGCCTGGCCTGATGCCCTGGCTAACCTGGCTCACCAGCTACCTATCCACGGGCGTGATATTGTGGACCAGGGGGGGATTTTTGCGTTCGTCGGACCAACCGGCGTCGGCAAGACCACGACTATCGGTAAGCTGGCTGCGCGTTATGTATTGCAACATGGCGCTGATAAAGTGGCTTTGATCACTACGGATACCTATCGTATTGCTGCCCATGACCAACTTCGCTCCCTGGCGCGTATCCTGCGTGTACCGGTCAAGGTGGTTGATGAGGCCAACTCCCTGGACATGGTACTGCGCAGCCTGCGCCACTGTTCTCTGGTGCTTATTGATACCGCCGGTTTCCGCCATGGTGACCCCCACCTCAAGGCGCAGCTGCATGCGCTGGCAGAGCTGAAGCAGGTCAATACCTATCTGGTAATGTCTTGCAATAGTCAGGCACAGATGTTGAAAGCATCGATCCATGCCTACGGCGCAGCGCGCTTACAGGGCTGCATCCTGACCAAATTGGATGAAACTGCCAGTATGGGCGAGGCGTTAGGGGTTGTTATGCAGAGCCGGTTACCGGTTGCCTATACCACCGATGGACAAGATATCCCTAAAAACATAGAAGTAGCCCGTGCCCATCAATTAGTATCGCGGGCCGCAGCGCTACTGAAGGCGAATCCCGCCTCGGCAGTGCTTTAA
- the flhA gene encoding flagellar biosynthesis protein FlhA, giving the protein MALPGFAQLNNLDRRTALSSLQGLARGNLGIPILLLMLLAMIVLPIPAILLDVFFTFNIALSLVVLLAAVYALRPLDFAAFPTILLVATLLRLGLNVASTRVVLLEGHQGGDAAGKVIEAFGNVVIGGNFAVGLVVFIILMIINFVVVTKGAGRISEVSARFTLDAMPGKQMAIDADLNAGLIDQDQARTRRTEVAAEADFYGAMDGASKFVRGDAIAGIMIMFINVFGGFAIGMLQHDLEAGDAFQKYTILTIGDGLVAQIPGLLLSVAAAILVTRVNSSEDMGKQVVGQMFSSPKALAIAAAILIIMGAVPGMPHLAFVGLGLVCVALAYYIHWRKQQPAVVEDKNFIPAGARAPGDPSPGAGAQLAPQRAAPALPPGTPETPELGWDDVQPVDVIGLEVGYRLIPMVDKNQGGELLGRIKGVRKKLSQEMGFLVPSVHIRDNLDLNPTGYRISLMGVAMAEADVYPDRELAINPGQVFGTLDGIKTKDPAFGLDAVWINNNLKEQAQTLGYTVVDPSTVVATHLNQILQQHIHELLGHEDVQKLLDMLAKSSPKLAEELVPNTITLNMLLKVLQNLLRERVPIRDLRSIAEALAGNTSRSQDPAALTALARVSLSRQIVQNLIGNEPSLPVITLEPALEQLLLGSVQQAQKAGADDSAFIEPGLAERLQQSLVSAAQKQEMAGKPLILLVAAPLRMMLARFVRHSVPDMRVLAYTEVPDNKQISVDASVGANR; this is encoded by the coding sequence ATGGCCTTACCAGGATTTGCCCAGCTAAATAACCTTGATCGCCGTACAGCCTTATCCTCATTGCAGGGATTAGCGCGCGGTAATCTCGGGATTCCCATCCTGCTATTAATGTTGTTGGCAATGATCGTCCTGCCTATACCGGCGATCCTGCTCGATGTTTTCTTCACATTTAATATCGCCTTGTCACTGGTCGTGCTGCTGGCGGCTGTTTATGCCCTCCGGCCCCTGGATTTTGCTGCGTTCCCAACGATTTTGCTGGTGGCGACGCTATTGCGCCTCGGATTAAACGTCGCGTCCACGCGTGTGGTATTGCTTGAAGGGCACCAGGGTGGAGATGCTGCAGGCAAGGTAATTGAAGCCTTTGGCAATGTGGTGATTGGCGGTAACTTTGCTGTTGGCCTGGTGGTTTTTATTATCCTGATGATCATCAACTTTGTGGTAGTCACCAAAGGTGCTGGTCGTATTTCGGAAGTGAGTGCACGTTTTACCCTGGATGCCATGCCGGGAAAACAAATGGCGATCGATGCCGACCTGAATGCCGGTTTAATTGATCAGGACCAGGCGCGCACACGGCGCACTGAAGTGGCTGCCGAAGCGGATTTCTACGGTGCAATGGACGGTGCCAGCAAATTCGTTCGCGGCGATGCCATCGCCGGCATCATGATTATGTTTATCAACGTCTTCGGCGGCTTCGCGATTGGTATGCTCCAACACGATTTGGAGGCGGGCGATGCCTTTCAAAAATACACCATCCTGACCATTGGCGATGGTTTGGTGGCACAGATTCCCGGGCTTTTGCTGTCTGTTGCGGCGGCTATCCTGGTAACCCGTGTCAACTCTTCTGAGGACATGGGCAAGCAAGTTGTCGGGCAGATGTTCTCTTCTCCCAAAGCCCTGGCCATAGCTGCTGCCATCCTGATCATTATGGGCGCAGTACCGGGCATGCCTCACCTTGCTTTCGTAGGGTTGGGCCTGGTTTGCGTTGCCCTGGCGTATTACATCCATTGGCGCAAGCAACAGCCTGCGGTGGTAGAGGATAAAAACTTTATCCCGGCCGGGGCCCGTGCGCCCGGTGATCCCTCGCCCGGAGCCGGTGCCCAGCTGGCACCGCAGCGTGCTGCACCTGCATTACCCCCCGGGACACCCGAAACACCGGAATTGGGTTGGGACGATGTACAGCCGGTGGATGTTATTGGATTGGAGGTAGGCTATCGCCTGATTCCCATGGTAGATAAGAACCAGGGTGGGGAATTGTTGGGGAGGATTAAAGGGGTTCGTAAAAAGTTATCACAGGAAATGGGCTTCCTGGTTCCCTCGGTGCATATCCGTGACAACCTGGACTTGAATCCCACGGGTTATCGCATCAGCCTGATGGGGGTCGCCATGGCTGAAGCCGATGTTTACCCGGACCGCGAGTTGGCCATTAACCCGGGGCAGGTATTTGGTACTTTGGATGGCATTAAGACCAAAGACCCGGCGTTCGGCCTGGATGCCGTGTGGATCAATAACAACCTGAAAGAGCAAGCTCAAACCCTGGGTTATACCGTTGTAGATCCGAGTACAGTGGTAGCTACCCATCTCAACCAGATCCTGCAACAGCACATCCATGAATTGCTTGGTCATGAGGATGTCCAAAAACTGTTGGATATGCTGGCCAAGTCGTCGCCCAAGCTGGCGGAAGAGTTAGTACCCAATACCATCACCCTGAATATGCTGCTGAAGGTATTGCAGAACCTGTTGCGTGAACGTGTACCTATCCGCGATCTGCGTTCTATCGCCGAAGCCTTGGCGGGTAATACCTCCAGGAGTCAAGATCCCGCCGCTTTGACGGCACTGGCGCGGGTATCACTGAGCCGGCAAATCGTACAAAACCTGATTGGAAACGAGCCGAGCCTGCCTGTTATCACGCTTGAGCCGGCTTTGGAACAGTTATTGCTGGGTAGCGTACAACAGGCACAAAAAGCCGGCGCGGATGACAGCGCCTTTATTGAGCCTGGCTTGGCGGAGCGTTTGCAGCAATCGCTGGTCAGCGCGGCGCAGAAACAGGAAATGGCAGGCAAACCCTTGATTCTCCTGGTGGCAGCACCTCTGCGCATGATGTTGGCACGCTTTGTCCGGCACAGTGTTCCCGATATGCGAGTCCTGGCCTACACCGAAGTGCCGGATAACAAGCAGATCAGTGTGGACGCCAGTGTCGGTGCCAATCGCTAG
- a CDS encoding DUF2058 domain-containing protein produces the protein MASLQDQLLKAGLIDAKKAKQANKEKRKETKIAHRTGEPQVDEVKQAAEQVRQEKIARDKALNRLRDQDQQQKAIAAQIRQLIENHRQSKGVKPGDEKAVEYNFTHGKHIKKMRVSPLVQEQIVRGVLVIVALEGGYELVPRIVADKISQRDAAAIVVANSKSSLPQDDDDPYKDYVIPDDLMW, from the coding sequence ATGGCCTCGCTTCAAGATCAATTGCTGAAAGCCGGTTTGATTGATGCAAAAAAAGCCAAACAAGCCAATAAAGAAAAGCGCAAGGAAACGAAGATCGCCCACCGTACAGGCGAACCTCAGGTAGATGAGGTTAAACAGGCGGCCGAGCAGGTACGCCAGGAAAAAATAGCGCGCGATAAAGCATTAAATCGCCTGCGTGACCAGGACCAGCAGCAAAAAGCCATTGCGGCCCAGATACGGCAATTAATAGAAAACCATCGTCAGTCCAAAGGGGTGAAACCCGGTGATGAAAAAGCGGTGGAGTACAATTTTACCCACGGCAAGCACATCAAGAAAATGCGTGTATCGCCCCTGGTTCAGGAGCAAATTGTACGCGGCGTACTGGTCATTGTGGCTCTGGAGGGGGGGTATGAATTAGTACCGCGTATCGTTGCTGACAAAATTTCCCAGCGGGATGCCGCGGCTATTGTGGTCGCTAATAGTAAGTCCTCTTTGCCGCAGGATGACGATGATCCCTATAAGGACTATGTCATTCCTGACGATCTCATGTGGTAG
- the cfa gene encoding cyclopropane fatty acyl phospholipid synthase, with protein sequence MNFQSSPASQTKLSRPRPQQPHQQLLQNLLNSADIRINGDRPWDMRLHHPDTAKRILLKGSLGLGESYMDGWWDCEQIDEMVSRGMRAGLHQQIRNPGLMLFVLKATLFNRQSQDRAWQVGKEHYDLGNDLFEKMLDPYMAYSCGYWEQASSLEAAQQAKLELICRKLQLTPGMKILDIGCGWGSFMRYAAEHYGVECIGLTISHEQAEYGKKLAGSLPIQFELTDYRQMTPGHYGRFDRIVSVGMFEHVGHKNYRQYFQVARHCLKDDGLFLLHTIGKKTRGPGVDPWIEKYIFPNGVLPSVAEIADACEDKFVIEDLHNFGSDYDKTLMAWHHRFEAAWPELQHHYSPRFYRMWRFYLLLCAGSFRARDNQLWQWVLAPKGVDGGYRRPHQ encoded by the coding sequence ATGAACTTCCAGTCATCCCCTGCCAGCCAAACCAAATTATCCCGTCCTCGCCCCCAGCAACCCCATCAACAACTTCTACAGAATCTACTCAACAGCGCAGATATTCGCATTAATGGCGATCGCCCCTGGGACATGCGGCTCCATCATCCGGATACAGCCAAGCGCATCCTGCTCAAAGGCAGCCTGGGACTGGGGGAGAGCTATATGGATGGATGGTGGGATTGCGAGCAAATTGATGAAATGGTCAGCCGGGGGATGCGCGCAGGCCTCCACCAGCAAATACGCAACCCGGGGTTGATGCTGTTTGTCCTCAAAGCTACCCTGTTCAATCGCCAATCCCAGGATCGCGCCTGGCAAGTGGGCAAGGAGCATTATGACCTCGGCAATGATCTGTTCGAAAAAATGCTCGACCCCTACATGGCCTACAGCTGCGGTTACTGGGAACAGGCAAGCTCATTGGAGGCTGCGCAGCAGGCAAAACTCGAACTCATTTGCCGCAAGCTGCAACTAACACCCGGTATGAAAATCCTGGATATCGGCTGTGGCTGGGGAAGTTTTATGCGTTACGCGGCCGAGCACTATGGCGTGGAATGCATAGGACTTACCATCTCGCATGAACAGGCAGAGTATGGAAAAAAACTGGCAGGCAGCCTGCCCATCCAGTTTGAACTCACTGACTATCGCCAAATGACTCCCGGCCACTATGGCCGGTTTGACCGGATTGTATCGGTAGGCATGTTTGAGCATGTAGGCCACAAAAATTATCGCCAGTATTTCCAAGTCGCCCGGCACTGCCTGAAAGATGACGGCCTGTTTCTGTTACATACCATTGGCAAAAAAACACGCGGCCCCGGTGTCGACCCCTGGATTGAAAAATATATCTTCCCCAATGGCGTACTACCCTCGGTAGCCGAAATTGCCGATGCCTGCGAAGATAAATTTGTTATTGAAGATCTGCACAACTTTGGCAGTGACTACGACAAGACCCTGATGGCATGGCACCACCGCTTTGAAGCGGCCTGGCCAGAATTACAGCATCACTATTCTCCTCGTTTTTATCGTATGTGGCGCTTTTACCTGTTACTTTGTGCAGGCAGTTTCCGCGCACGCGATAACCAGCTGTGGCAGTGGGTACTCGCCCCCAAAGGGGTCGATGGCGGATATCGCCGCCCTCATCAATAA
- the earP gene encoding elongation factor P maturation arginine rhamnosyltransferase EarP, protein MSTLSTTYRWDIFCRVIDNYGDIGVCWRLARQLSREYGQQVRLWLDDLHALQRLWPQHPIRSQHQVEGIYVCQWGEHFPSNTEPADIVIEAFACNIPDTYLTAMATLKHTGKMPLWINLEYLSAESWVDDCHNMTSIHPATGLRKTFFFPGFSPRTGGLLREQSLPAERDSFNANAWLRQLGISPWKNALRISLFSYENPGIAQLLDCWRHSSTPIHCLVPNGKVLTSLQEILGAPLLPGQPQQLGSLRLEAMPFVSQTEYDRLLWSSDLNVVRGEDSFVRAQWAAKPFLWHIYPQEEAAHIAKLDAFLARYTRDMPPELAQSLAGLWHAWNQPEPGGNIALYWHKCLVHREPWQAHSQGWYQMLLVQPDLVSQLVALAKNTTETRQTTV, encoded by the coding sequence ATGTCCACCCTCTCCACGACATACCGCTGGGATATTTTTTGCCGGGTTATCGACAACTATGGCGATATTGGTGTCTGTTGGCGATTGGCGCGACAGTTATCCAGAGAGTACGGCCAACAGGTGCGCTTGTGGCTGGACGACCTGCACGCATTACAACGCCTGTGGCCACAACATCCCATCCGGAGCCAACATCAGGTTGAAGGTATTTATGTCTGCCAATGGGGAGAACACTTTCCCAGCAATACAGAACCAGCAGATATTGTCATCGAAGCTTTTGCGTGCAATATCCCTGATACCTACCTCACCGCTATGGCCACCCTCAAACACACAGGCAAGATGCCCTTGTGGATCAACCTGGAATACCTGAGCGCTGAAAGCTGGGTGGATGACTGCCACAATATGACGTCCATCCATCCGGCAACCGGGCTGCGCAAAACATTTTTCTTCCCCGGATTTAGTCCCCGCACTGGCGGTCTCCTGCGCGAGCAATCCCTTCCGGCAGAACGAGACAGTTTTAACGCTAATGCCTGGTTACGTCAGTTGGGCATATCTCCCTGGAAAAACGCCCTGCGTATCTCCCTGTTCAGCTACGAAAATCCGGGTATAGCCCAGTTGCTGGATTGCTGGCGCCATTCGTCCACTCCGATACATTGCCTGGTACCCAATGGCAAGGTGCTGACCAGCCTGCAGGAGATCCTGGGAGCCCCTCTACTGCCCGGCCAGCCACAACAGCTAGGCTCATTGCGCCTGGAAGCTATGCCGTTCGTCAGCCAGACAGAATATGACCGACTGCTCTGGAGTAGCGACCTCAACGTTGTTCGTGGTGAGGATTCGTTTGTCAGGGCGCAATGGGCGGCCAAGCCTTTTCTCTGGCATATCTACCCCCAGGAAGAAGCTGCCCATATCGCCAAACTTGATGCGTTTCTGGCGCGCTACACCCGCGATATGCCGCCAGAGCTGGCGCAGTCCCTGGCCGGGTTATGGCATGCCTGGAATCAGCCCGAGCCTGGCGGCAACATCGCCCTTTATTGGCATAAATGCCTGGTACACCGGGAGCCCTGGCAAGCCCATAGCCAAGGCTGGTATCAGATGTTGCTAGTGCAACCTGACCTGGTGAGCCAACTAGTAGCACTGGCAAAAAACACTACAGAAACCCGCCAAACAACTGTATAG
- the efp gene encoding elongation factor P, whose protein sequence is MKIAQECRAGNVVMIDGSPWVVQKAEYNKSGRNAAVVKMKLKNLLSGINTETVYKADDKFEDILLDRKEVTYSYYADPMYVFMDGEYNQYEVTKEDLGDLLPWIEDGMEDVCDAVFYEGKVISVTAPTSIVREIAYTEPAVRGDTSGKVMKVAKLKNGTELSVAAFVEIGEKIIIDTRTGEYKSRAKD, encoded by the coding sequence ATGAAAATTGCTCAAGAATGCCGCGCCGGCAACGTTGTTATGATCGACGGTTCACCCTGGGTGGTCCAAAAAGCTGAATACAATAAATCAGGCCGCAACGCAGCCGTTGTCAAAATGAAGCTGAAAAACCTGCTCAGCGGCATCAACACCGAAACGGTGTACAAAGCCGACGACAAATTCGAAGACATCCTGCTCGACCGCAAAGAAGTTACCTACTCCTACTATGCGGATCCTATGTATGTGTTTATGGATGGCGAGTACAACCAATATGAAGTCACCAAAGAAGATTTGGGTGACCTGCTTCCCTGGATTGAAGATGGAATGGAAGACGTGTGTGATGCCGTTTTCTACGAAGGCAAAGTGATTTCTGTTACTGCACCGACATCTATCGTACGTGAAATCGCCTACACCGAACCTGCCGTGCGTGGCGATACCTCGGGTAAAGTGATGAAAGTTGCCAAGCTGAAAAACGGTACCGAGCTGTCTGTTGCTGCATTCGTAGAAATTGGTGAAAAAATCATCATCGACACACGTACCGGCGAATACAAATCACGCGCGAAAGACTAA
- a CDS encoding NUDIX domain-containing protein — MKKEIETLESKLVYSNRWMTVCEDKVLRLSGQEGIYGVVHKPDFAVIAAVQGDYIYLVEQYRYPVAGRYWELPQGSWEKSDISPLALATAELREETGLVACSMEHLGHLFLAYGYSDQGYDVFYATDLRQSSSDTDPEEEGLVAQKFSIAEVEQMIVDGRIKDATTVAALGLLKLKGRL, encoded by the coding sequence ATGAAAAAAGAAATTGAAACATTGGAAAGCAAATTGGTGTATAGCAATCGCTGGATGACCGTTTGCGAGGATAAAGTTTTACGCCTGTCGGGCCAGGAGGGCATTTATGGTGTTGTTCACAAACCGGATTTTGCTGTCATTGCGGCAGTGCAGGGCGATTATATTTATCTTGTTGAACAATATCGCTACCCGGTAGCGGGGCGCTATTGGGAGCTGCCTCAGGGATCCTGGGAAAAATCAGATATTTCTCCTTTGGCGTTGGCGACCGCAGAGCTGAGGGAGGAAACCGGGTTGGTTGCCTGTTCGATGGAACATTTGGGGCATTTGTTTTTAGCTTATGGCTATTCAGATCAGGGCTATGATGTTTTTTACGCGACAGATTTACGGCAATCCAGTAGTGACACCGATCCGGAAGAGGAGGGGTTGGTTGCGCAGAAATTCAGTATTGCAGAGGTTGAGCAGATGATTGTGGACGGTCGTATTAAAGATGCTACAACAGTGGCGGCGTTGGGTTTATTAAAGTTGAAAGGGCGACTCTAG